The Cyprinus carpio isolate SPL01 chromosome A9, ASM1834038v1, whole genome shotgun sequence genome window below encodes:
- the LOC122146080 gene encoding stress-associated endoplasmic reticulum protein 2, producing the protein MVAKQRIRMANEKHSKNITQRGNVAKTLRPQEEKYPVGPWLLALFVFVVCGSAIFQIIQSIRMGM; encoded by the exons ATGGTAGCAAAACAAAGAATCCGCATGGCAAACGAGAAGCACAGCAAAAACATCACTCAGAGGGGGAACGTGGCGAAGACCCTG CGACCGCAGGAGGAGAAATATCCAGTGGGGCCATGGCTTTTGGCACtctttgtatttgttgtttgtgGATCag ccatctTTCAGATAATCCAAAGTATCCGAATGGGAATGTGA
- the LOC109096676 gene encoding TSC22 domain family protein 1-like isoform X2, whose translation MNSPCYSVAMDLGVCQLRNFSISFLSSLLGTETSSVKLDNSSLVGSVVAIDNKIEQAMDLVKSHLMYAVREEVEVLKEQIKELIERNSQLEQENNLLKNLASPEQLAQFQAQVQSGSPPPGSSSTQGAQPPPAAPPAQLSAQSSGPSA comes from the exons ATGAATTCTCCGTGCTATTCCGTGGCGATGGATCTCGGTGTTTGTCAGCTCAGAAATTTCTCAATATCGTTCCTCTCGTCGTTGTTGGGGACTGAGACCTCGTCCGTCAAGCTCGACAATAG CAGC CTCGTCGGGTCTGTTGTGGCCATAGACAACAAAATTGAACAAGCGATG GATCTGGTGAAGAGTCACCTGATGTACGCGGTCCGTGAAGAGGTGGAGGTGTTGAAAGAGCAGATTAAGGAACTGATTGAGAGAAACTCTCAGCTGGAGCAGGAAAACAACCTGCTGAAGAACCTGGCCAGTCCGGAGCAGCTCGCTCAGTTCCAGGCGCAAGTCCAGAGCGGCTCGCCTCCGCCGGGGTCGTCATCCACGCAGGGAGCGCAGCCGCCGCCCGCCGCCCCGCCGGCCCAACTCTCAGCTCAGAGCTCAGGCCCGTCGGCGTAG
- the LOC109096676 gene encoding TSC22 domain family protein 1-like isoform X1 — protein MLVGSVVAIDNKIEQAMDLVKSHLMYAVREEVEVLKEQIKELIERNSQLEQENNLLKNLASPEQLAQFQAQVQSGSPPPGSSSTQGAQPPPAAPPAQLSAQSSGPSA, from the exons ATG CTCGTCGGGTCTGTTGTGGCCATAGACAACAAAATTGAACAAGCGATG GATCTGGTGAAGAGTCACCTGATGTACGCGGTCCGTGAAGAGGTGGAGGTGTTGAAAGAGCAGATTAAGGAACTGATTGAGAGAAACTCTCAGCTGGAGCAGGAAAACAACCTGCTGAAGAACCTGGCCAGTCCGGAGCAGCTCGCTCAGTTCCAGGCGCAAGTCCAGAGCGGCTCGCCTCCGCCGGGGTCGTCATCCACGCAGGGAGCGCAGCCGCCGCCCGCCGCCCCGCCGGCCCAACTCTCAGCTCAGAGCTCAGGCCCGTCGGCGTAG